In Bombina bombina isolate aBomBom1 chromosome 6, aBomBom1.pri, whole genome shotgun sequence, a single genomic region encodes these proteins:
- the LOC128664693 gene encoding extracellular calcium-sensing receptor-like, translating into MRYAMEEINRSHKLLPNITLGYYAYDSCAVLQKELEGTLWMLTGQNQAIPNYWCREGSPLAAIIGHSASTYSILMAHILGLYRYPQISYFSTSSLLSDRTQFPSFFRTVPSDDFQSKGLAQLVLHFGWTWIGLIASDDDYGQEGIQVIRNEIIKAGACVAFTQYILTSIEFSNIRYIVKVIKDSSATVHIAFSTDIYLIPLIEEMLNQNVTDKIFVASEAWAISNVLSVDKYSLVLSGTIGFAFYSSKIQGFQEFISSLNPFNTPGNKWARMFWEEVFQCKFLDQKNVTVFQENSENICTGSENLEDIENIYKDVSAFRTSYNMYATVYLIAKALDDLMHCQNLNGPFNGGKFSDIWHFEPWQLLHYVKKVQVELNGRNIFFDENGDPPAVYDIVNWQSNHNGVMTQVKVGSYDTAASTEDIFSINTSAIWWATGSQEVPVSDCSQSCPPGFRKAVRRGEPVCCYECVPCPQGEISDHTDSLDCFKCPWDMWPNMQKTQCIPKGIEYLSYEEPLGVTLAATSAFSSLIPIFIFCLFIHYKTTPLVKANNYSLSCVLLMSLFLCFLCSLTFIGFPQSAKCLLRQATFGIVFAICVSCILAKTIMVVFAFMATKPGSSLKKWTSPKVSYTIITVCSLLQILLCVFWIMISPPFLQYNIQTHPGVIIYECNENSQIAFWSMLGYLGLLATISFIVAFLARRLPDSFNEAKFITFSMLAFLSVWVSFIPAYLSASGKYTVAMEIFAILSSSWALVVCMFVPKCFIILFQPNMNSKEYLMGKDKGHK; encoded by the exons ATGAGATATGCTATGGAGGAGATAAATAGAAGCCACAAGCTTCTCCCCAACATTACTCTGGGTTACTATGCCTATGATTCCTGTGCTGTCCTCCAGAAGGAGCTGGAGGGAACATTGTGGATGCTGACAGGTCAGAACCAAGCTATACCCAACTACTGGTGCAGGGAAGGCTCTCCGCTGGCTGCAATCATTGGCCATTCTGCATCAACTTACTCTATTCTTATGGCTCACATTTTAGGGTTATACAGATACCCACAG ATCAGCTATTTCTCAACAAGCTCACTCCTGAGTGACAGAACACAGTTCCCCTCATTCTTCAGGACGGTTCCCAGTGATGATTTCCAATCTAAGGGGCTGGCCCAGCTAGTCTTACATTTTGGATGGACTTGGATAGGACTCATTGCATCTGATGATGATTATGGACAGGAAGGAATACAGGTTATTAGAAATGAGATCATAAAGGCAGGAGCTTGTGTAGCCTTTACTCAATATATCCTAACCAGCATTGAGTTCTCCAACATACGCTACATTGTGAAGGTCATCAAAGATTCAAGTGCAACAGTCCATATAGCCTTTTCTACTGACATATATCTTATCCCACTTATTGAGGAAATGCTAAACCAAAATGTCACTGACAAAATATTTGTGGCAAGTGAAGCTTGGGCTATATCAAATGTATTATCAGTTGACAAATATTCTTTAGTACTGTCCGGCACAATTGGCTTTGCCTTTTATAGTTCCAAAATTCAGGGGTTTCAAGAGTTTATCAGCAGCCTCAATCCTTTTAATACACCAGGAAATAAATGGGCCAGGATGTTCTGGGAAGAAGTTTTTCAATGTAAATTCCTGGATCAAAAAAATGTCACTGTCTTCCAGGAGAATTCAGAAAACATATGTACTGGCAGCGAGAATCTAGAGGACATTGAGAATATCTACAAAGACGTTTCGGCCTTCAGAACTTCATACAATATGTATGCTACTGTGTATTTGATAGCAAAAGCACTGGATGACCTCATGCATTGTCAAAATTTAAATGGTCCATTTAATGGTGGGAAATTTTCAGATATTTGGCATTTTGAACCATGGCAG CTTTTACATTACGTTAAGAAAGTCCAGGTAGAGctaaatggaagaaatattttctttgatgAGAATGGGGACCCGCCAGCTGTGTACGACATTGTTAACTGGCAGTCGAACCACAATGGTGTAATGACACAGGTGAAAGTGGGCAGCTATGACACTGCAGCTTCTACTGAAGACATCTTTAGCATCAACACAAGTGCGATCTGGTGGGCTACTGGTAGCCAGgag GTCCCAGTCTCTGACTGCAGTCAGAGCTGTCCACCGGGTTTCAGGAAAGCGGTTAGAAGAGGAGAGCCGGTCTGCTGCTATGAATGTGTCCCATGTCCTCAAGGAGAGATCTCCGATCACACAG aTTCACTTGACTGTTTCAAGTGTCCATGGGATATGTGGCCCAACATGCAGAAGACTCAATGCATTCCAAAAGGAATTgagtatctatcttatgaagaacCTTTGGGAGTAACATTAGCAGCTACTAGTGCCTTCTCATCCCTAATTCCAATTTTCATTTTTTGTCTATTTATTCATTACAAGACCACTCCCCTTGTAAAAGCTAACAATTACTCATTGAGTTGTGTTCTCCTGATGTCATTGTTTCTCTGTTTCCTCTGTTCTTTGACTTTCATTGGTTTTCCACAGTCTGCAAAGTGCCTTCTGCGTCAAGCTACATTTGGGATTGTCTTTGCCATTTGTGTTTCTTGTATCTTGGCCAAAACTATAATGGTTGTATTTGCTTTCATGGCTACGAAGCCTGGGAGCAGCCTAAaaaaatggaccagcccaaaggtGTCTTACACCATTATTACTGTGTGTAGCCTTTTACAAATCCTTTTATGTGTATTCTGGATAATGATTTCACCTCCGTTCCTACAGTACAACATTCAAACTCATCCTGGTGTCATCATCTATGAATGTAATGAGAACTCACAAATAGCCTTCTGGAGCATGCTGGGATATCTTGGACTCCTGGCCACAATCAGTTTCATTGTTGCTTTCTTGGCTCGGAGGCTTCCTGACAGCTTTAATGAAGCAAAGTTCATCACATTCAGCATGCTAGCCTTCCTTAGTGTTTGGGTGTCCTTTATCCCAGCCTACCTCAGTGCCAGTGGAAAGTACACGGTGGCAATGGAAATTTTTGCCATCTTATCTTCCAGCTGGGCCTTGGTGGTCTGCATGTTTGTGCCAAAATGCTTTATCATATTGTTTCAGCCCAACATGAATTCTAAAGAATACCTTATGGGGAAGGACAAaggtcacaaataa